In Natranaerobius thermophilus JW/NM-WN-LF, the genomic stretch ATCTACTGCCTCTTCTCCGTTTTCAGCTAAATATATTTCTTTGACTTCATCATTTTCCTCAATAACTTTTTTTAATACTTTTGATGTGTATAAATCATCATCACAAATTAATACATTAATCATTGTTAACAACACCACTCTTCTGTTTAGATCTTTTATTCCATTAACTCCACGAGAAATGTAATATTGCCGTTTTCTTTAAACACATCTATTTTACCATTATAAGAATCAACTATATTTTTCACTATACTTAATCCATACCCCCTACCACTTGCTTTTTTACTAGAAAACCCTTGTGCAAAAAAGTTCTTGATTTCATTCAATTCCCCATTGTAAGGATTGCTTATTTTAAACCGATACCCTTTCATATTCTCGGTGTGCTCTAAATTGAAATAAATTTTTTGCGGTAGATCTTTATTACTTAACACATGTTCCATGGCATTTTCTATTAAATTCCCTACAATACTTGAAATATCCCAGGGTTTTATCTTGTTTAGCTTAACTCTACAATATTTTTCTACTATAAATTCAAGCCCATTTTTATTGGCCAGTTCTTTTTTAGTATTTACTAGGGCAGTTAATGTTGGATTTCCTAATCTCAAAAAATCTCCAGTAAAACGATAGTTCTGAACTATACCTTGTAAGTAATCTTTAGCCGTA encodes the following:
- a CDS encoding sensor histidine kinase, which codes for MNHKKFITISLIQTMIIVVITVILISSELFKLEQNWLWLYFLIMTVVIIGALNIYFLFRIERSMSKEKELAMLRTDLKNTESLINLLRQQGHDHINHIQTVTSMLILEEYDTAKDYLQGIVQNYRFTGDFLRLGNPTLTALVNTKKELANKNGLEFIVEKYCRVKLNKIKPWDISSIVGNLIENAMEHVLSNKDLPQKIYFNLEHTENMKGYRFKISNPYNGELNEIKNFFAQGFSSKKASGRGYGLSIVKNIVDSYNGKIDVFKENGNITFLVELME